The window ATTcaaacaaaatactttttacgtatcaaaaaatatttactctattactaatgTCATAAGAAGTAACAAACAGTATAATCACATATGggtatgtttaataaaattagttaaaaacttTGTAAAAGTCCTAAAAAAATAGAGAGTTCAAAGACATTGTAACTATTGAATTAGGTGAGAGAGGTCATAATGTTGACTTGCATGGGGTTTGACGAAATTGCTACAccaatggaaaaaaatattttcattattttatattatggtaTAAAGTGCTTAagatttcttgtattataaataaaccgtgATTGCAATACATTTCATATGTCTCGGAATACGTCTGACCAATCTCAATTGTGTTCATTAATTGGAATAATACAATGCACGAGCAAACTGGGACAAGCATTGGAACTAAGAAGAATCACAGCAGTATATTTTTGGAATTCGTTGCTTCATAACAAATAAGCCCTTATCAGGAAAGTAATTGTTTAAAATGGAATCAACCTAAGTAAAAGAAAGCCAATTGAATATTCAAAGACCTGTTTGATTATTTAAGGgctgaataaaatataataaacatatatttcaGTAAAACAACTTTTAGCAATATATTGCAGAAgccttattttttaactttaaagattttttttcatataaaatttttttaaatcttaattatATAAAGCATAATTTTGGATTCCTCACCACTGCggattttctatttatttaatgatcTCTTTAGTTTAAATTGTTTGATTGaattagtattatttattttattttactgaaGGATCAGGTACCTGCATAATTAACTGGTGTATTAGTAGCAAACTTGATCTCGAATGTTTTATTATGAAGTCATGGCATTTACTAGAAAGCTATATAATACGTTCATAACGtatattaaaatacattcaGGTAGAATTAATATTTCGTAGTAAATATGTTGAGAACTTCTGTCTCAAACATGCAATTTAAAATGtctcaaaatgcaaaaaattaaaatgtgcttaaaaaattttaaatatataagtatACTAATTCTAGTGAACACTACGTTACATACATACGTGAAAGGAAACAATATCGATGTTAAATCTCCTCTTATAAAAAGTCTATAAATGATAACAAAATCTAAAATACAAGATAAAATCGGCATGGTCAATCATAAAATCTGAgtcaggtaaaaataaaactaacaacaatattgttttaagggAAGATGGTCAGTCCATTGAAAACCCAGCTTTAATCACCGAATTATTTGCTCAACATTTTACTCTTGACCATCAACAAAGATGTAACTTCAATATACATGACTTGCATAATGATTATCCAACCATATTTCTCAATCCTGTTAATTCTCAGGATATCTTTAAGATATTGATGAaccttccaaataaattttcttctgTCTTGGCAGAAATTGCGATATTCGTTTTAAAGTTTGTTTGGATTTACTTAGCCGCACCCATTTCCAATGTGATCAATGAGAGTCTTGCTACCCAAATCTTCCCTTTTGCTCCTAAGCGGGCAAAAGTAGTGCctgttttaaagaaatggagaaaaaacgaatattgcCAACTATCGGCCGGTATCCGTATTACCATCCATATCGAAGGTATTTGAAAGAGTTATTTATCAAatagttatgaattatttaaatcaccatcaaataataaataaacataccAATATTTCACGGGGCTGCTCAAGAACAGTAAGTTGTCTTTGAACTCTAGTAAAACGgagttgattaatttttcgtttaattaattttcgacCCCCCCTTTTAAATTGGGTGAAACATATTATAAACCTTTATTCCAGATTAGCTAGCTTGTGCGgattgattagaagattaaggCATGTAGTGTCCGAGGTATCTCttcgcctattttatttcggacaggtacagtcgatcttacaatatggtatctgtttctggggattagcaagaggagctctagatatatttaaaatgcaaaagCGTATCATTCGTTGTTTATTGGGCCTGACCTACAAAACTTCCTGTAGACCTTACTTCAGCAAACTAAAAATAGTCACCCTTCCCTccttatacttttcttccttggtgttatttgtgaaaaaacgcaatcatttgtttgttgagaatagggcaatgtacgctgaggatgtgactatgattacacgacatagaagcgatttccgcattccattgcataattcagcttacTATGAGAGGGGTTCTCATTATAAGGCcatcagggcttatagaatgctacctgctgatattaCAAGCATTGAAACTGCAGTCCAATTTAAAAGagctgtttaccactggttgcagattaaatgtttttataattttacttttagataataaatataacttatgttacatatttagtttaaattttgtttttttgtttatataaggctattgcctctatgaattctagataagaaaaattaatgtattctatgggagctagatcctcctttgtatcgccttgctttgtcgtcctgtatacgattttgttggcaaataaaggatattattattattattattattattattaggtattattatagttaacaaaaaatatttcttattcaATAAAAACGGTTTTTGTTAATAAGGTAGGGTCAATTTCGTCCATAGTCCAACCATAGCGTAAATTTCTGGACATAACTTAATTAGAAGCtactcaaaatattttctattaaatagaaaaattaatattaatgttaatatatgCATGTTTTTTCTTCAAGCAGTATCTTCCTTGCATTCTTAAAAAGAAGTTCAAAGAAAATAAACGAATCTTATCGTATgttgtttatattttagaaGCAAGATGGCAGGATGACGGGTCTAAAGGCCTTCCAAAAGGAGTCATAGAAAGCTTACGAAAAGTTACACCACCAAACGGAATGCTCAGCTTTGAAAGATTCTGTGCAGGCCTAAAAATATGTCTGCTTAGAAATCAAGTAGAAAGACGACCAGATAACAGCGGAAAGAATCAAGAGATTGGAAAGGTAAAAAGTATTACCAAATCAATTTAGTGAACATAATGTTAATTCCAATTACTCAGGTAGTACCTCCACTAACTAACAGACCGCCTTCGGCACCGCTTCTAGACATTGCGGATAACAACCAAATGTCAAAACCTTCATGGGGTACAAATTCCAACAATACAGCCGCTATTAGACCAAATGTCATTCCTCCACAACAAAACGTTACAAGGACACTTAGTATGCCTCAATTAAAGGATCCCTTACAATCTGACCAAGGATTTGAAAAGGGTACCAATTTGCCTGCAGGTACTACCTAGTCAATTTTTCAGTTTATCTTTTAACACGTTATTTAATAGTACCTCCTGTAAGTAAAGCCCCACTTTATGGCCCTCCAAAACCACCAAGAACTGCTTTAGGGATGGAGCGTCCGAATCCCAATGCTGGTGGTAACATGGATAGGGCCGAAATAAGGACGGCACTGGCTAATTGGCAAATGGGTCTTTTGACTAATCAAGATCAAGGGAATAAAGATCCAAAAAGGACTATAAATGGTGCTGCGTCTGCTCAACCGGTAGATATaacactaaatttttaataaataaatttgatttcatTTAGATAGACCAGTAGCTAagttattactattttattaatcttCTTACAATAATGAATGAATTCCGATATTAAAAAAGTAGTCCGCTCTAAATAAATTGGCAAGACGATGGGCGAGACGTAGAGATTTGATTTACTCTACGTGGTTACTCTCGTACAGGTGCCTCTAGTCTTTTAGCTATCATTATCATCGTCTTTAACCTATTGGTATTAGCATCAATATGTGTTGGTTCATcaaatatctttattttcttaCTCTTTAGTTATAATGTTCCATTATTTGATTaagatactttttaaaaatcttttctttattttggcTTGTCTCTAGTAATTACTTGCTTTTTTGCTAATTTGATCATTCTAAATTGTAAACATtgggtaataaaaaaaaaaattctataaataccaaataataaaagtacaaaaacTCAAATGATGGCGGGGCGAACAGGTGAAAAGAGGGATGAAAGTAGTTAAAAGGATACAGaaaagaaagtttaaaaaataatttaaaaataagtttaaaaagtgGTAGTGGGgaagtaagaaaaataaaattagatagtAATTAGTCAAAGATACAAATTAAAAGCGGCgttctataatatttaaaacaatagaaaatCGAAACGGCaactaaatgaaaatttgaCCTCTAGGTCAAATTCTAAAACTCTGTATAggtatttaaacttatttaaatacaGACCTTTGAGAAGAACATTAtctaattagaaaaatatcactGAGATACAaaatatcatcagcaaaaagctCACAAGCAGAGGAGAAAAAGCAAATccaaaactaatttattattttactttttaatagtcaaatactattatttttataatgaaacttTGTGAGGTAGAATTTTCATCAATACGATTATCATTTTATAATCTTTAgcatttttgtaatattacaAGAATTGAAAGAAGTtgcattaattaatatattactcaaaggtttttttaattaagcctTCTGACTGACAAACTGTTCAGTGGTCTTCcatacttttataaaatatataataaattcccATTTTTGTTAGGGTTATACGGGCTTACTTCGCACTAGTCGAAGTTTAGGTGATGGTAAAGCCGCAGTCCAAGGCGATCAGGGGCAAACACAACCCAGCAGCCACCAGATACAGGGAATATTCCAGAAAAAACCGAATGCGAGAAGAAGAGAACCCAGAAGACATACCTTGCAAAATGGCATCGATTATAATATGCTAAAGAGGATGAAACAGATTGAGCAAGAGAAAGAGGTATTTCTTATAAATGTatgttttatatgttttaattgtTCTTATATTTCATGTACTATAGGTGCTTATGACAGGACTAAGTGCCGTGGAAAAAGCCAGGGACTGGTACTTAAAACAAGTAGCCATGGTTCAAGAAAAAATGAAGTATTTAGGGCGAATGGGTCACGTGGTAAGTCCTCTAACTTTAAATTCTTGATATACACATACTCAATAACTTTTAATAGATAATATTCAAATTGTTAGATTATAGGTATTCGCTAcctactaataaataataaattgacaATAGATAAAAAATCCCACAGTGACGAAACCGTATTTATGAAACCGCTTGGTACCAAACAGGTCCAATCTACAAAGTTATTCCCACAAAAAGGCTTAATATTAAACCGCACACAATCAACTATTAcattaattttgttgttttataaCATTATTGTTCTAGTTCTTATTTGCCGTTTGTAGAATTACCTTTGCTGACAACAAATAACCTCCATGTCTTTATGAAAGaaatgaaatatattaaaacatcTTACGGATGTGGGTCAGTGTGCCACAGGCACGACTTTTCTTTATggtataaatatgtaaatttgtTTCTTCTGAATGCTGAATAATTACTATCATTGGTTTTAATGACTGGTATTTGTATGGAGAAAATGTATAGCAAAAGTGAAACGCTATTGTTGGTCATACAGCTTGCAGTAGCAGTATCATAAATTAGTAGAAAATTTATGTTTCTGATACgtaacttttatttatattagatttatatTGAAATCAATTggtataaaatgaaaaacaattaAAGATCCAGTTAAATAAGACAAATTCATGTTACATGATAAAGTGATCACAAACTTAATATATTTGTGCAACACTTTCatccaatttttgttttatttttaaagagattTCAGTGGATCCCGTCTCTAGTAAGTAATATGAATGTCATTGTTCTATTGTTATACCGGAAAGTCTTTCAGTTAATAAGTCCCATATTTAAGATTAGTGTTGATGTATTACATcgaagaaaatgtaatattttttgtttttgatttccatATTCCGAAGATCAACAAGCTCTGTCGTAGTGTTCTCATTATTCAGTAGCCTTCTACTTAGTCTTAATACACCCTTCAGCATCCTCCAACCTCTCTGTTGATTGCTTTTTTAAACTTGCTGattaattaattgtaaaattattgcAAAGAATGAATagtttgcagatgatacatACCCCTTTGTAGAAGGCATTTATATAAACTAGGAGAAGGACCAGCCCGAAGCATGAGCATCACCACCTAGCAAGATGATGAAGCTCCTAATGGCAAATTACAAGATAGGActgaaagttttcaaatgagtaatcttagaaaaaatagaattagCCTTAAAAATAACGCAATTTAAAACATGTCTATCTGCTTTCAACTGATATAATAAGACAATAACCTCCTTCAGTATTGACTTCATATTTTGAAACATCCTGTGTATAAAACCAAATTCTTATATCAAAGGTATACAAGTTTATAATTAGTCAGCCCGTCTAGTGAACTTGGTCCGCCGGACCTCCAACTCCTCTCAGATAAAGTAGTTCCTGCACAGCTCGTTGATTAAAGGGGCAGTAGGCCTTTCTGGCTCCTTGATTATGCGCGGCGTATGGGTATGGGGGATAGATAGCTCAAGGAAAATGACTTAGTTTGTTAGACAAATGTATTGTATCACCTTAGGCTGTACAAAGGGCCTTACCACAAAAGGCCAAGGGTAATACAGGATGTAACTTTCTCCATCGGTTTTCAGCTAAGGGGGCCttatcaacaataaaaatacctaaattaagaaatagttttaaatcCAACCCTTTGGACAACTATGCTATTGGCTATCCAAGCAAATTTTTTCCTCAGGTAAGGAGACCGACTGGGTAACTGCAGGTAATTTGTCGATTCCCCCGAAGGGCGGAGGACCAGCGGTTTATAGTCCAACCTGTTTCTACCTAAGGGTAGAGGATTAGGACGAAGTGGTGATCGAATGATCTGATGATTTCCCTGGATTTCGAGCTTGTACCTAAAAATTATGTCAATCAGCCATAGTAAAATAAAGATGAAATACGCAAAATTGCTAAGGTTGCATTTTGTGCTTCGCAAATTCGGTTGTAAAATtgatttgtaattattaattgtttagaAATTATAACAGTAGAAATTATTTGTTTCATACTGAGTGTAATTAATTTGGTTGACTATATATTTTTCTGCCATTTGAAGATAGTCTCACcttattacactttttttagGAAACATGGTCAGAGACTCAACAAGAGCGCATAGAACTGCAAAGAGCCAGAGTCTTGGAAGTGAACATGCATCTGGCAGCCCTAACAGAAAGCTGGGAAAGAGGTGGGTTACCTCTGCATATGAATTTGGCAGTCCACCATCCTCCACACGATTTTGGTGAGAGGCTTAAACAGCAAAACAGAATACTTACAGAGGTATTATAATTTGGGAGATTAATTgatattattagttattaacAAGTTTCTTTTCATCTAGGAAGTAAATAAGAAAGGTGAGAGAATAGCGACTTTAGAGAAAGAAAAGGCGAGTCTCATACAAGTTTTACAAATGAGATCTCAACCTGCCAGATGTAATGGTAACGAAGAAGCAGTATTTTAATTGATCTTGAACACATATAGTTTGTTGTAGGATAGATAGGAAATTGTAAAGAAAAACGatctttaatatgttttaacttgcattattattcttataaagtatatgtatttttataataaatatttatataatatataggtTAATAATgtatatatcaattttttactcCTTAAAGTGTAGTTACCCTGTTCAAATAgtctaaataataaatctttaaatttgaCTTTCTGTGCCATTTCtatatactttaaaattttagatttaatttctaTTCCATAATATGTTGGTGCTgaattttgtacattttttaacaagaatgctttttataaattcatatttcaaataaaagttttgaagtattttttggcatttttgttaagaagatctaaaaatatcaaactgtTTAAAAGTTCTAATCTAAATCTACGACATAAATACGTATTTATATAGGTTTCATTGATTTATGAAAATGATAACGATATGAAATATTACCACAATAATTTTCTGAACAGTGACCCACATAGCAAGATGCAATATATTAACAATAGGGAATACAGAAACTACTGGTGTGATAAAATATATGCTGAATGAGAatgaattatatataatatatacaatagtgccatcttaaaaataatttagataagAATAATATTACCTTTAAGTACAgctaacttaatattttaattaaaaattaatggacTTTAACAGTACATTTTAAAGGTAAAACATAAACTAAGTACTAAACCAGGTAgctgtcaaataaaaaaaccataaaaaaaaatttacatttctaATAGATTGTTTCCaggcaaaaaaaaagttaaccaCCCTGTCAAGTGTTTTTGAAATACTGTCActtctattattattaaggacatttaaataatatttttttagataattattaaatgttcaaaacttatatcttatttttatgtaaaataatgttaaaattgcAGTCTCATTTCAAAATATGTatgtgatttaaatattttaaatagaatttgtattttttgaataaagctaaaataaaatgcaataaaaaaagagattttgTTCTATT is drawn from Anthonomus grandis grandis chromosome 1, icAntGran1.3, whole genome shotgun sequence and contains these coding sequences:
- the LOC126738066 gene encoding suppressor APC domain-containing protein 2; this translates as MTTNSSTLDGLPKQFVNAMRTLFEIMDDKQTGFVNFADIEARWQDDGSKGLPKGVIESLRKVTPPNGMLSFERFCAGLKICLLRNQVERRPDNSGKNQEIGKVVPPLTNRPPSAPLLDIADNNQMSKPSWGTNSNNTAAIRPNVIPPQQNVTRTLSMPQLKDPLQSDQGFEKGTNLPAVPPVSKAPLYGPPKPPRTALGMERPNPNAGGNMDRAEIRTALANWQMGLLTNQDQGNKDPKRTINGAASAQPGYTGLLRTSRSLGDGKAAVQGDQGQTQPSSHQIQGIFQKKPNARRREPRRHTLQNGIDYNMLKRMKQIEQEKEVLMTGLSAVEKARDWYLKQVAMVQEKMKYLGRMGHVETWSETQQERIELQRARVLEVNMHLAALTESWERGGLPLHMNLAVHHPPHDFGERLKQQNRILTEEVNKKGERIATLEKEKASLIQVLQMRSQPARCNGNEEAVF